The following proteins are co-located in the Escherichia fergusonii ATCC 35469 genome:
- the cobO gene encoding cob(I)yrinic acid a,c-diamide adenosyltransferase, giving the protein MSDERYQQRQQRVKDKVDARVAQAQDERGIIIVFTGNGKGKTTAAFGTATRAVGHGKKVGVVQFIKGTWPNGERNLLEPHGVEFQVMATGFTWDTQNRESDTAACREVWQHAKRMLADASLDMVLLDELTYMVAYDYLPLDEVVQALNERPHQQTVIITGRGCHRDILELADTVSELRPVKHAFDAGVKAQIGIDY; this is encoded by the coding sequence ATGAGTGATGAACGCTACCAACAGCGTCAGCAGCGTGTAAAAGATAAAGTGGATGCCCGTGTGGCCCAGGCCCAGGATGAACGCGGTATTATCATCGTCTTTACCGGCAATGGAAAAGGCAAAACCACCGCAGCATTTGGTACGGCAACACGCGCAGTTGGTCACGGAAAAAAAGTGGGCGTCGTGCAGTTTATTAAAGGCACCTGGCCTAATGGCGAACGAAATCTGCTGGAACCACACGGCGTTGAGTTTCAAGTGATGGCAACGGGCTTTACCTGGGATACGCAAAACCGCGAATCTGATACCGCGGCCTGCCGTGAAGTCTGGCAACATGCCAAACGAATGCTGGCAGATGCTTCACTGGATATGGTTTTGCTCGATGAGCTGACGTATATGGTGGCGTATGACTATTTACCACTGGATGAAGTGGTGCAGGCGTTAAATGAACGTCCACATCAACAGACGGTGATTATCACGGGTCGTGGTTGTCATCGGGATATTCTTGAACTGGCGGATACGGTAAGTGAATTACGCCCCGTCAAACATGCGTTTGATGCCGGTGTTAAGGCGCAAATCGGGATTGATTATTAA
- a CDS encoding YciN family protein, translating to MRKDTQPIDRETLLKEANKIIREHEDTLAGIEATDVTERNGVLVFSGDYFLDEQGLPTAKSTAVFNMFKHLAHVLSEKYHLVD from the coding sequence ATGCGCAAAGATACTCAACCCATCGATCGTGAAACACTGCTCAAGGAAGCCAATAAAATCATCCGTGAGCATGAGGATACACTGGCCGGAATTGAAGCTACTGATGTAACTGAACGCAATGGTGTTCTGGTTTTCAGTGGCGATTACTTTTTAGACGAGCAAGGATTACCTACTGCTAAAAGTACTGCCGTATTTAATATGTTTAAACATCTCGCGCACGTACTGTCTGAAAAATATCACCTTGTTGATTAA
- the topA gene encoding type I DNA topoisomerase has translation MGKALVIVESPAKAKTINKYLGNDYVVKSSVGHIRDLPTSGSTAKKSADSTSTKTAKKPKKDERGALVNRMGVDPWHNWEAHYEVLPGKEKVVSELKQLAEKADHIYLATDLDREGEAIAWHLREVIGGDDARYSRVVFNEITKNAIRQAFEKPGELNIDRVNAQQARRFMDRVVGYMVSPLLWKKIARGLSAGRVQSVAVRLVVEREREIKAFVPEEFWEVDANTTTPSGDALALQVTHQNDKPFRPVNKEQTQAAVSLLEKARYSVLEREDKPTTSKPGAPFITSTLQQAASTRLGFGVKKTMMMAQRLYEAGYITYMRTDSTNLSQDAVNMVRGYISDNFGKKYLPESPNQYASKENSQEAHEAIRPSDVNVMAESLKDMEADAQKLYQLIWRQFVACQMTPAKYDSTTLTVGAGDFRLKARGRILRFDGWTKVMPALRKGDEDRILPAVDKGDALTLVELTPAQHFTKPPARFSEASLVKELEKRGIGRPSTYASIISTIQDRGYVRVENRRFYAEKMGEIVTDRLEENFRELMNYDFTAQMENSLDQVANHEAEWKAVLDHFFSDFTQQLDKAEKDPEEGGMRPNQMVLTSIDCPTCGRKMGIRTASTGVFLGCSGYALPPKERCKTTINLVPENEVLNVLEGEDAETNALRAKRRCPKCGTAMDSYLIDPKRKLHVCGNNPTCDGYEIEEGEFRIKGYDGPIVECEKCGSEMHLKMGRFGKYMACTNEECKNTRKILRNGEVAPPKEDPVPLPELPCEKSDAYFVLRDGAAGVFLAANTFPKSRETRAPLVEELYRFRDRLPEKLRYLADAPQQDPAGNKSMVRFSRKTKQQYVSSEKEGKATGWSAFYIDGKWVEGKK, from the coding sequence ATGGGTAAAGCTCTCGTCATCGTTGAGTCCCCGGCAAAAGCCAAAACGATCAACAAGTATCTGGGTAATGACTATGTGGTGAAATCCAGTGTTGGTCATATCCGTGATTTGCCGACCAGTGGCTCAACCGCTAAAAAGAGCGCCGACTCTACCTCCACCAAAACGGCTAAAAAGCCTAAAAAGGATGAACGTGGCGCTCTGGTCAACCGTATGGGGGTTGATCCATGGCACAACTGGGAGGCGCACTATGAAGTGCTGCCTGGTAAAGAGAAAGTTGTCTCTGAACTCAAACAATTGGCTGAAAAAGCCGATCACATCTATCTCGCAACCGACCTTGACCGCGAAGGGGAAGCCATTGCCTGGCACCTGCGGGAAGTAATTGGTGGTGATGATGCGCGCTATAGTCGCGTTGTCTTTAATGAAATCACGAAAAACGCGATTCGTCAGGCCTTTGAAAAGCCTGGAGAGTTAAATATTGATCGTGTAAATGCCCAGCAGGCGCGTCGCTTTATGGACCGCGTGGTGGGATATATGGTCTCTCCACTGCTGTGGAAAAAGATCGCCCGCGGTCTCTCCGCGGGAAGGGTACAGTCCGTTGCTGTTCGTCTGGTGGTGGAGCGTGAGCGTGAAATTAAAGCCTTCGTCCCGGAAGAATTCTGGGAAGTAGACGCTAATACCACGACGCCTTCTGGCGATGCACTGGCATTACAGGTTACTCATCAGAACGACAAACCGTTCCGCCCGGTCAACAAAGAACAAACTCAGGCTGCGGTAAGTCTGCTGGAAAAAGCGCGCTACAGCGTGCTGGAACGTGAAGACAAACCGACAACCAGTAAACCTGGCGCTCCTTTTATTACCTCTACGCTGCAACAAGCTGCCAGCACCCGTCTTGGTTTTGGCGTGAAAAAAACCATGATGATGGCGCAGCGTTTGTATGAAGCAGGCTATATCACTTACATGCGTACCGACTCCACCAACCTGAGTCAGGACGCAGTAAATATGGTTCGCGGTTATATCAGCGATAATTTTGGTAAGAAATATCTGCCGGAAAGTCCGAATCAGTACGCCAGCAAAGAAAACTCACAGGAAGCGCACGAAGCGATTCGTCCTTCTGACGTCAATGTGATGGCGGAATCGCTGAAGGATATGGAAGCAGATGCGCAGAAACTGTACCAGTTAATCTGGCGTCAGTTCGTTGCCTGCCAGATGACCCCAGCGAAATATGACTCCACGACGCTGACCGTTGGTGCGGGCGATTTCCGCCTGAAAGCACGCGGTCGTATTTTGCGCTTTGATGGCTGGACGAAAGTGATGCCTGCGCTGCGTAAAGGCGATGAAGATCGTATCTTACCGGCAGTCGATAAAGGCGATGCTCTGACGCTCGTTGAACTGACACCAGCCCAGCACTTTACCAAGCCGCCAGCCCGTTTCAGTGAAGCATCGCTGGTTAAAGAGCTGGAAAAACGCGGTATCGGTCGTCCGTCTACCTACGCGTCGATCATTTCGACCATTCAGGATCGTGGCTATGTGCGAGTAGAAAATCGTCGTTTCTATGCGGAAAAAATGGGCGAAATCGTCACCGATCGCCTGGAAGAGAATTTCCGTGAGTTAATGAACTACGACTTCACCGCACAGATGGAAAACAGCCTCGACCAGGTGGCAAATCACGAAGCAGAGTGGAAAGCTGTACTGGATCACTTCTTCTCGGATTTCACTCAGCAGCTTGATAAAGCTGAAAAAGATCCGGAAGAGGGTGGTATGCGCCCAAATCAGATGGTTCTGACCAGCATCGACTGCCCGACCTGTGGTCGCAAAATGGGGATTCGTACCGCCAGCACGGGGGTATTCCTGGGCTGTTCCGGCTATGCGCTGCCACCGAAAGAGCGTTGCAAAACAACCATTAACCTGGTACCGGAAAACGAAGTTCTTAACGTGCTGGAAGGCGAAGACGCAGAAACCAACGCTTTGCGCGCCAAACGTCGTTGCCCGAAATGTGGCACGGCGATGGACAGCTATCTCATCGATCCGAAACGTAAATTGCATGTCTGTGGTAATAACCCAACCTGCGACGGTTACGAAATCGAAGAGGGCGAATTCCGCATTAAAGGTTATGACGGGCCGATCGTTGAGTGTGAAAAATGTGGTTCTGAAATGCACCTGAAAATGGGGCGCTTCGGTAAGTACATGGCCTGCACTAACGAAGAGTGTAAAAACACGCGTAAGATTTTACGTAATGGCGAAGTTGCGCCGCCGAAAGAAGATCCAGTTCCACTGCCAGAGCTGCCGTGTGAAAAATCGGATGCTTATTTCGTGCTGCGTGACGGTGCTGCTGGCGTCTTCCTTGCGGCTAACACCTTCCCGAAATCGCGTGAAACACGTGCGCCGCTGGTGGAAGAACTTTATCGCTTCCGCGACCGTCTGCCAGAAAAACTGCGCTATCTGGCGGATGCACCGCAGCAGGACCCAGCTGGTAATAAATCGATGGTCCGCTTTAGCCGCAAAACGAAGCAGCAATATGTCTCTTCGGAAAAAGAGGGTAAAGCTACTGGATGGTCCGCATTCTACATTGATGGTAAGTGGGTCGAAGGTAAGAAATAA
- the rluB gene encoding 23S rRNA pseudouridine(2605) synthase RluB, whose product MSEKLQKVLARAGHGSRREIESIIEAGRVSVDGKIAKLGDRVEITPGLKIRIDGHLISVRESAEQICRVLAYYKPEGELCTRNDPEGRPTVFDRLPKLRGARWIAVGRLDVNTCGLLLFTTDGELANRLMHPSREVEREYAVRVFGQVDDAKLRDLSRGVQLEDGPAAFKTIKFSGGEGINQWYNVTLTEGRNREVRRLWEAVGVQVSRLIRVRYGDIPLPKGLPRGGWTELDLAQTNYLRELVELPPETSSKVAVEKDRRRMKANQIRRAVKRHSQVSGGRRSGGRNNNG is encoded by the coding sequence ATGAGCGAAAAGCTACAGAAAGTGCTGGCGCGTGCCGGCCACGGTTCTCGCCGTGAAATCGAATCTATTATTGAAGCCGGTCGTGTGAGTGTTGATGGCAAAATTGCTAAACTCGGCGATCGTGTTGAAATTACCCCTGGATTGAAAATCCGTATCGATGGTCACCTGATTTCGGTACGTGAGTCCGCTGAACAAATTTGTCGCGTTCTGGCCTATTACAAACCGGAAGGTGAGTTGTGTACCCGTAACGATCCGGAAGGGCGTCCAACGGTATTTGACCGTCTGCCAAAGCTGCGTGGCGCACGCTGGATTGCCGTAGGTCGTCTGGACGTTAACACCTGTGGTCTGCTGCTGTTCACCACCGACGGTGAGCTGGCAAACCGTTTAATGCATCCAAGCCGTGAAGTTGAACGTGAATATGCCGTGCGTGTATTTGGTCAGGTTGACGACGCGAAACTGCGTGATTTGAGTCGTGGCGTGCAGCTGGAAGATGGTCCGGCAGCCTTTAAAACCATTAAGTTCAGCGGCGGCGAAGGGATCAACCAGTGGTACAACGTTACTCTGACCGAAGGCCGTAACCGTGAAGTTCGTCGTCTTTGGGAAGCTGTTGGTGTGCAGGTGAGCCGTCTGATCCGCGTGCGTTACGGTGATATCCCACTGCCGAAAGGTCTGCCACGCGGTGGCTGGACTGAGCTGGATCTTGCCCAGACTAACTATCTGCGTGAGCTGGTGGAACTACCGCCAGAAACCAGCTCTAAAGTTGCTGTAGAAAAAGACCGTCGTCGTATGAAGGCGAATCAAATTCGTCGTGCGGTGAAACGTCACAGCCAGGTCAGCGGCGGTCGTCGTTCTGGTGGACGTAATAATAACGGTTAA
- a CDS encoding YmiA family putative membrane protein, translated as MPSGNQQPRRDPELKRKAWLAVFLGSALFWVVVALLVWKVWG; from the coding sequence ATGCCATCCGGAAACCAGCAACCACGCAGGGATCCTGAACTTAAACGCAAAGCATGGCTTGCCGTATTCCTCGGTTCTGCGCTGTTCTGGGTTGTTGTTGCTCTGTTGGTCTGGAAAGTGTGGGGATAA
- the sohB gene encoding protease SohB yields the protein MELLSEYGLFLAKIVTVVLAIAAIAAIIVNVAQKNKRQRGELRITRLSEQYEEMKEELATALMDAHQQKIWHKAQKKKHKQEAKLAKAKAKQGETLSSDKPRVWVLDFKGSMDAHEVTALREEITAVLAVYKPQDQVVVRLESPGGVVHGYGLAASQLQRLRDHNIPLTVTVDKVAASGGYMMACVADKIVSAPFAIVGSIGVVAQLPNFNRFLKSKDIDIELHTAGQYKRTLTLLGENTEEGREKFREELNETHLLFKDFVKRMRPSLDIDQVATGEHWYGQQALEKGLVDEINTSDDVILGLMDGREVVNVRYMQRKKLLDRFTGSAAESADRLLLRWWQRGQKPLM from the coding sequence GTGGAATTGTTGTCTGAATATGGGCTTTTTTTAGCGAAAATCGTGACAGTTGTGCTGGCTATCGCCGCGATAGCCGCCATTATTGTCAATGTTGCGCAAAAGAATAAACGTCAGCGTGGAGAGCTGCGTATTACCCGGTTGAGCGAACAATATGAGGAGATGAAGGAAGAGCTGGCTACGGCGTTGATGGATGCACATCAACAGAAAATCTGGCACAAGGCGCAGAAGAAAAAACATAAACAAGAGGCCAAACTGGCAAAAGCGAAAGCCAAACAAGGTGAGACGCTTAGTTCAGATAAACCACGAGTATGGGTTCTGGACTTTAAAGGCAGTATGGATGCCCATGAAGTCACCGCTTTACGGGAAGAAATAACGGCTGTACTGGCAGTATATAAACCGCAGGATCAAGTGGTGGTTCGCCTGGAAAGCCCTGGCGGCGTGGTACACGGTTATGGTTTGGCAGCGTCACAGTTACAGCGGTTGCGAGATCACAATATTCCTTTGACTGTCACTGTTGATAAAGTAGCCGCCAGCGGTGGTTATATGATGGCCTGCGTGGCAGATAAAATTGTCTCTGCACCGTTTGCTATTGTTGGCTCCATTGGCGTGGTGGCGCAATTGCCTAACTTTAATCGCTTCCTGAAAAGCAAAGATATTGATATTGAGCTTCACACTGCGGGGCAATATAAACGCACATTGACGCTGCTGGGTGAAAATACCGAAGAAGGGCGCGAGAAATTCCGCGAAGAGCTGAACGAAACGCATCTGCTCTTTAAAGATTTTGTGAAGCGTATGCGTCCGTCTCTGGATATTGATCAGGTGGCAACAGGTGAACACTGGTATGGTCAACAGGCGCTGGAAAAAGGTCTGGTGGATGAAATTAATACCAGTGATGACGTAATTCTCGGCCTGATGGATGGTCGTGAAGTGGTCAATGTTCGTTATATGCAGCGCAAAAAGCTGCTGGACAGATTCACCGGAAGCGCAGCTGAAAGTGCGGACCGTCTGTTGCTACGCTGGTGGCAGCGTGGGCAAAAACCATTGATGTAA
- the cysB gene encoding HTH-type transcriptional regulator CysB, whose product MKLQQLRYIVEVVNHNLNVSSTAEGLYTSQPGISKQVRMLEDELGIQIFARSGKHLTQVTPAGQEIIRIAREVLSKVDAIKSVAGEHTWPDKGSLYIATTHTQARYALPGVIKGFIERYPRVSLHMHQGSPTQIAEAVSKGNADFAIATEALHLYEDLVMLPCYHWNRSIVVTPEHPLATKGSVTIEELAQYPLVTYTFGFTGRSELDTAFNRAGLTPRIVFTATDADVIKTYVRLGLGVGVIASMAVDDVADPDLVRVDAHDIFSHSTTKIGFRRSTFLRSYMYDFIQRFAPHLTRDVVDAAVALRSNEEIEAMFKDIKLPEK is encoded by the coding sequence ATGAAATTACAGCAACTTCGCTACATAGTTGAGGTGGTTAATCACAACCTTAATGTCTCCTCAACCGCTGAAGGGCTTTACACGTCGCAACCAGGTATCAGTAAACAAGTAAGAATGCTGGAAGATGAGTTGGGTATTCAGATTTTTGCCCGCAGCGGTAAACATCTTACCCAGGTCACTCCTGCAGGGCAGGAAATTATCCGCATTGCTCGTGAAGTTCTGTCGAAAGTTGATGCCATTAAATCTGTGGCAGGTGAACATACCTGGCCTGATAAAGGTTCGCTATATATAGCCACCACTCACACACAGGCACGATATGCATTACCTGGTGTGATTAAGGGCTTTATCGAGCGCTATCCGCGCGTTTCTTTGCATATGCACCAGGGCTCGCCCACGCAGATTGCTGAAGCGGTTTCAAAAGGGAATGCAGATTTTGCTATTGCTACGGAAGCTCTTCACTTGTATGAAGATTTGGTTATGCTGCCTTGTTATCACTGGAATCGCTCGATTGTGGTGACACCAGAACACCCGTTAGCCACAAAAGGCTCCGTAACCATTGAAGAACTGGCGCAATACCCGCTGGTAACCTATACCTTTGGCTTCACCGGTCGTTCGGAGCTGGATACCGCTTTCAATCGTGCCGGGTTAACGCCGCGCATTGTTTTTACCGCCACTGATGCAGATGTTATTAAAACTTATGTTCGTTTAGGACTGGGTGTCGGGGTGATCGCCAGTATGGCAGTGGATGATGTTGCCGATCCAGACCTGGTGCGTGTTGATGCTCACGATATATTCAGTCACAGCACTACCAAAATCGGTTTCCGTCGTAGTACTTTTTTACGTAGTTATATGTATGATTTTATTCAGCGTTTTGCGCCACATTTAACACGTGATGTTGTTGATGCTGCCGTAGCATTGCGTTCTAATGAAGAAATTGAAGCAATGTTTAAAGACATCAAATTACCGGAAAAATAA
- the ymiC gene encoding small membrane protein YmiC: MNTTNMKYWSWIGAFSLSFLFWAELIWYVSR; this comes from the coding sequence ATGAATACGACAAATATGAAGTACTGGTCATGGATCGGAGCGTTTTCGCTGTCATTCCTTTTCTGGGCTGAATTAATCTGGTACGTCTCTCGCTAA
- the acnA gene encoding aconitate hydratase AcnA, whose protein sequence is MSSTLREACKDTLQTNDKTYHYYSLPLAAKSVGDISRLPKSLKVLLENLLRWQDGDSVTEEDIQALAGWLKNAHADREIAYRPARVLMQDFTGVPAVVDLAAMREAVKRLGGDTAKVNPLSPVDLVIDHSVTVDHFGDDEAFEENVRLEMERNHERYVFLKWGQQAFSRFSVVPPGTGICHQVNLEYLGKAVWSELQDKEWVAYPDTLVGTDSHTTMINGLGVLGWGVGGIEAEAAMLGQPVSMLIPDVVGFKLSGKLREGITATDLVLTVTQMLRKHGVVGKFVEFYGDGLDSLPLADRATIANMSPEYGATCGFFPIDGVTLEYMRLSGRSEDQIQLVEAYAKAQGMWRNTGDEPVFTSTLELDMNDVEASLAGPKRPQDRVALADVPKAFAASSELELNTAQKDRQPVDYVMNGHHYQLPDGAVVISAITSCTNTSNPSVLMAAGLLAKKAVTLGLKRQPWVKASLAPGSKVVSDYLAKAKLTPYLDELGFNLVGYGCTTCIGNSGPLPEPIESAIKKGDLTVGAVLSGNRNFEGRIHPLVKTNWLASPPLVVAYALAGNMNINLAKDPLGHDRKGDPVYLKDIWPSAQEIARAVALVSSEMFRKEYAEVFEGTPDWKAIQVERSATYEWQPDSTYIRLSPFFDEMEATPAPVQDIHGARILAMLGDSVTTDHISPAGSIKPDSPAGRYLQSRGVERKDFNSYGSRRGNHEVMMRGTFANIRIRNEMVPGVEGGMTRHIPGTNVMPIYDAAMLYQQEKTPLAVIAGKEYGSGSSRDWAAKGPRLLGIRVVIAESFERIHRSNLIGMGILPLEFPQGVTRKTLGLTGEEMIDIADLQNLQSGATIEVKLTRADGKQDVIPCRCRIDTGTELTYYQNDGILHYVIRNMLS, encoded by the coding sequence ATGTCGTCAACCCTACGAGAAGCCTGTAAGGATACATTGCAGACGAATGATAAAACTTACCACTACTACAGTCTGCCCCTGGCCGCAAAATCAGTGGGTGATATTTCCCGTCTACCCAAGTCTCTCAAAGTACTGCTGGAAAACCTGCTACGTTGGCAGGATGGCGATTCTGTCACAGAAGAAGATATCCAGGCATTGGCCGGATGGTTGAAAAATGCCCATGCTGACCGTGAGATTGCGTATCGTCCGGCACGAGTTCTGATGCAAGATTTTACAGGTGTTCCGGCGGTGGTAGACCTGGCCGCCATGCGCGAAGCTGTAAAACGCTTAGGTGGTGATACTGCAAAAGTAAATCCACTGTCACCTGTTGATCTGGTTATTGACCACTCTGTAACTGTTGACCACTTTGGTGATGATGAAGCATTTGAAGAAAACGTGCGCCTGGAAATGGAGCGCAACCATGAGCGTTACGTTTTTCTGAAGTGGGGACAACAGGCCTTTAGTCGCTTTAGCGTTGTGCCGCCGGGAACAGGTATTTGCCATCAGGTGAATCTGGAATACCTGGGTAAAGCGGTATGGAGTGAATTACAGGATAAAGAATGGGTGGCCTATCCTGACACGCTGGTAGGCACCGACTCCCATACCACCATGATTAATGGACTTGGTGTACTGGGATGGGGCGTGGGAGGAATCGAAGCAGAAGCAGCGATGTTAGGGCAACCTGTTTCAATGCTCATCCCCGATGTTGTGGGATTTAAACTCAGCGGAAAATTACGTGAAGGAATAACCGCAACCGACCTTGTATTGACGGTCACTCAAATGCTGCGTAAGCATGGTGTTGTGGGTAAATTTGTTGAATTTTATGGTGATGGACTGGATTCGTTACCGCTGGCAGATCGCGCAACTATTGCCAACATGTCACCAGAATATGGTGCAACATGTGGTTTTTTTCCTATTGATGGCGTCACGCTGGAATATATGCGCTTAAGCGGTCGCAGTGAAGATCAAATTCAACTGGTCGAAGCATATGCCAAAGCACAAGGAATGTGGCGTAATACCGGTGATGAACCGGTATTTACCAGTACATTAGAACTGGATATGAATGATGTCGAAGCCAGTCTTGCGGGGCCCAAACGTCCTCAGGATCGAGTTGCGTTGGCCGATGTACCAAAAGCCTTTGCAGCCAGTAGCGAACTTGAGTTGAATACAGCACAAAAAGATCGTCAGCCAGTCGATTATGTGATGAATGGTCACCATTATCAGTTACCTGATGGCGCCGTGGTGATCTCGGCGATAACTTCCTGTACTAATACCTCCAACCCCAGCGTTCTGATGGCTGCAGGATTACTGGCGAAAAAGGCCGTCACTCTTGGTTTGAAGCGACAGCCATGGGTTAAAGCCTCCCTGGCACCGGGCTCAAAAGTTGTCTCTGATTATCTGGCAAAAGCTAAGCTGACGCCGTATCTGGACGAATTAGGCTTTAATCTGGTGGGCTACGGTTGTACTACTTGTATTGGTAACTCTGGCCCATTGCCTGAACCTATCGAAAGTGCCATCAAAAAAGGCGATCTTACTGTGGGGGCGGTGCTTTCCGGTAACCGTAACTTTGAAGGCCGTATTCACCCCCTGGTTAAAACCAACTGGTTGGCTTCACCACCTCTGGTGGTCGCTTATGCGCTGGCGGGAAATATGAACATTAACCTGGCGAAAGATCCGCTGGGGCATGACCGCAAAGGCGATCCGGTTTATCTGAAAGATATCTGGCCTTCAGCACAAGAGATTGCCAGGGCTGTCGCGCTGGTTTCTTCTGAGATGTTCCGCAAAGAGTACGCTGAAGTGTTTGAAGGCACGCCGGACTGGAAAGCTATCCAGGTTGAACGTTCAGCAACTTATGAATGGCAACCTGACTCCACTTACATTCGTCTGTCACCGTTCTTCGACGAAATGGAGGCCACTCCCGCGCCAGTGCAGGATATTCACGGTGCACGGATTCTGGCAATGCTGGGAGATTCTGTAACAACTGACCATATTTCTCCGGCGGGAAGTATCAAACCTGATAGTCCAGCAGGACGTTATTTGCAAAGCCGTGGTGTAGAGCGTAAAGATTTCAACTCCTATGGTTCACGACGTGGTAATCACGAAGTGATGATGCGCGGAACGTTTGCCAATATTCGTATTCGCAATGAAATGGTGCCGGGCGTGGAGGGGGGAATGACGCGTCATATACCAGGAACTAATGTGATGCCTATTTACGATGCGGCAATGCTCTACCAGCAGGAAAAAACGCCACTGGCGGTGATAGCGGGTAAAGAGTATGGCTCCGGCTCCAGTCGTGACTGGGCGGCAAAAGGGCCTCGTTTACTGGGGATACGTGTGGTGATTGCGGAGTCTTTTGAGCGCATTCATCGCTCTAACTTGATCGGTATGGGGATATTGCCACTGGAGTTTCCACAAGGTGTGACACGCAAAACCCTGGGGTTGACCGGTGAAGAGATGATAGACATTGCCGACCTGCAAAATTTACAGTCAGGTGCGACAATTGAGGTGAAATTGACACGAGCTGATGGCAAACAAGACGTAATCCCTTGCCGCTGCCGAATCGACACAGGCACGGAACTTACCTATTACCAGAACGATGGCATATTGCACTATGTGATACGTAATATGTTGAGTTAA
- a CDS encoding YciK family oxidoreductase: MHYQPKQDLLHDRIILVTGASDGIGREAALTYARYGATVILLGRNEDKLRQVAKAITEETDRKTQWYILDLLTCSSEDCYHLAAQISENYPRLDGVLHNAGLLGDVCPMSEQNPQVWQDVMQVNVNATFMLTQALLPLLLKSDAGSLVFTSSSVGRQGRANWGAYAASKFATEGMMQVLADEYQQRLRVNCINPGGTRTAMRASAFPTEDPQKLKTPADIMPLYLWLMGDDSRRKTGMTFDAQPGRKPGISQ; the protein is encoded by the coding sequence ATGCATTACCAACCCAAACAAGATTTATTGCACGATCGTATTATTCTGGTCACCGGAGCAAGTGACGGTATTGGTCGTGAAGCAGCGCTAACATACGCGCGCTATGGTGCAACGGTTATTTTACTGGGAAGAAACGAAGATAAATTACGCCAGGTGGCAAAAGCCATAACCGAAGAAACAGATCGCAAGACCCAATGGTATATCCTCGACTTACTTACCTGTTCATCTGAGGATTGTTATCATCTGGCCGCCCAAATTTCTGAAAATTATCCACGACTGGACGGCGTGCTGCATAACGCCGGGTTGCTCGGCGATGTTTGCCCAATGAGCGAACAAAATCCGCAGGTCTGGCAGGACGTCATGCAGGTCAACGTTAATGCCACCTTTATGCTCACCCAGGCACTGCTTCCTTTATTACTCAAATCGGACGCTGGTTCACTGGTCTTTACTTCATCAAGCGTTGGACGTCAGGGGCGTGCAAACTGGGGCGCATATGCAGCATCGAAATTTGCCACCGAAGGGATGATGCAGGTACTGGCCGATGAATATCAGCAACGTCTGCGCGTTAACTGTATTAACCCAGGCGGTACGCGCACCGCAATGCGGGCCAGCGCCTTCCCGACCGAAGATCCACAGAAACTTAAAACACCCGCTGATATCATGCCGCTCTACCTCTGGCTGATGGGCGATGACAGCCGCCGTAAAACCGGCATGACCTTTGACGCCCAACCGGGCCGTAAACCAGGAATATCCCAATGA